Proteins co-encoded in one Prunus persica cultivar Lovell chromosome G6, Prunus_persica_NCBIv2, whole genome shotgun sequence genomic window:
- the LOC18774226 gene encoding receptor-like protein kinase FERONIA has product MNTTNFEAVFIFVFLCVATTIHVVLAANYIPSDKIFLNCGGPPETTDSNGLKWTSDIGSKFASGANSTTSPAATQDPAVPEVPFMTARVFRSEYTYKFPVASGRKFIRLYFYPASYAGLNASNAIFTVTAQSYTLLKNFSVAQTTEALDYVFITKEFSVNVEGETLNISFAPSSSIANAYAFVNGIEIVSMPDIYGAADGTMIVGQSSPFFIDNSTALENVYRINVGGKDISPPGDTGLFRSWYDDTQYLLGAAFGVPETADPNMTVKYPKNMPTYIAPEDVYTTARSMGPNAKINLNYNLTWIFSIDSGFSYLVRLHFCEVAQIFTKVNQRVFDIFLNNQTAESAVDVVAWAGGNGIPVYRDYVVLVPKGSPQVDLWLELHPDTSAKPNYYDAILNGVEIFKISDTTGNLGGPNLIPLPKQDTIDPTKVRSSSGHGKAKSDHKAIIAGGVSGGIVLALVLGFFAICVARHRRHGKDSSTSEGPSGWLPLSLYGNSQSAVSAKTNTTGSYTSSLPSNLCRHFSFAEIKSATKNFDEALLLGVGGFGKVYKGEIDGGATQVAIKRGNPLSEQGVHEFQTEIEMLSKLRHRHLVSLIGYCEENCEMILVYDYMAYGTLREHLYKTQKPPLPWKQRLEICIGAARGLHYLHTGAKHTIIHRDVKTTNILLDEKWVAKVSDFGLSKTGPTLDNTHVSTVVKGSFGYLDPEYFRRQQLTEKSDVYSFGVVLFEILCARPALNPSLPKEQVSLAEWAAHCHKKGSLDHILDPYLKGKITPECFKKFAETAMKCVSDQSIDRPSMGDVLWNLEFALQLQESAEESGKGIGAMELEEEPFMACKGKKYPDAVPAFDGNVTDSRSSGMSMSIGGRSLASDDSDGLTPSAVFSQIMNPKGR; this is encoded by the coding sequence ATGAACACCACTAACTTTGAAGCGgtgttcatttttgtttttctttgtgtggCCACCACAATCCATGTTGTTTTGGCTGCTAATTATATCCCATCTGATAAAATCTTCCTAAATTGTGGTGGGCCTCCTGAAACCACCGATTCCAATGGCCTGAAATGGACATCGGATATAGGCTCTAAGTTTGCATCTGGTGCCAACTCCACCACATCCCCAGCTGCCACTCAAGATCCTGCAGTCCCTGAAGTTCCTTTCATGACTGCTAGGGTCTTCCGTTCTGAGTATACCTATAAATTTCCAGTTGCCTCGGGTCGCAAATTTATCCGTCTTTACTTCTACCCTGCTTCCTATGCGGGGCTCAATGCTTCTAATGCTATTTTTACTGTCACTGCTCAGTCCTATACTCTCCTTAAGAACTTCAGTGTTGCTCAAACAACAGAGGCTTTGGATTATGTTTTTATTACCAAAGAGTTTTCGGTCAATGTCGAAGGTGAGACATTGAACATTTCATTTGCACCCTCTTCCAGCATTGCGAACGCATATGCGTTTGTGAATGGGATTGAGATTGTGTCAATGCCTGATATTTACGGCGCTGCTGATGGTACCATGATTGTGGGTCAATCGAGTCCTTTCTTCATTGATAACAGCACTGCCCTTGAGAATGTTTATCGGATAAACGTGGGTGGTAAGGATATCTCACCGCCCGGTGATACGGGTCTCTTTAGGTCCTGGTATGATGACACCCAATATCTCTTAGGGGCAGCATTTGGGGTTCCTGAAACTGCTGATCCAAACATGACAGTTAAGTACCCTAAGAACATGCCTACTTATATTGCACCAGAGGATGTCTATACCACTGCCAGATCAATGGGGCCAAATGCTAAGATCAACCTCAATTACAATTTGACTTGGATATTCTCAATCGATTCTGGATTCTCTTACCTGGTTCGGCTACATTTCTGTGAGGTTGCCCAAATTTTTACCAAGGTTAATCAAAGAGTGTTCGATATCTTTCTCAACAATCAAACTGCTGAGTCTGCGGTTGATGTTGTTGCCTGGGCTGGAGGCAATGGAATTCCAGTGTACAGGGATTATGTGGTGTTGGTTCCAAAGGGAAGCCCACAGGTGGATCTATGGCTTGAACTGCATCCAGACACTTCTGCTAAGCCAAATTACTATGATGCTATTCTAAACGGAGTTGAGATATTCAAGATTAGTGATACAACTGGTAACCTCGGAGGGCCTAATCTTATTCCTCTTCCGAAGCAGGATACCATTGACCCAACTAAGGTTAGATCATCATCAGGTCATGGCAAGGCTAAGAGTGATCACAAAGCAATTATTGCTGGGGGAGTTAGTGGTGGAATTGTTTTGGCCCTTGTCCTTGGTTTCTTTGCTATTTGTGTGGCACGCCACCGTAGACATGGGAAGGACTCAAGTACAAGCGAAGGGCCATCTGGGTGGCTCCCTCTGTCTTTATATGGAAATTCACAGTCTGCAGTTTCTGCAAAGACAAACACAACAGGAAGTTACACGTCCTCCCTTCCTTCAAACCTTTGTCGCCATTTCTCGTTTGCTGAGATCAAATCTGccaccaaaaactttgatgAGGCGCTACTCCTTGGGGTGGGAGGTTTTGGCAAGGTTTACAAGGGTGAAATCGATGGTGGAGCAACCCAAGTAGCAATCAAGCGTGGAAACCCACTCTCTGAGCAAGGTGTGCATGAATTCCAAACTGAGATTGAAATGCTCTCAAAGCTTCGCCATCGTCATCTTGTTTCTCTGATTGGCTACTGTGAAGAAAACTGTGAAATGATCCTTGTTTATGACTACATGGCTTATGGAACCCTGCGTGAGCATCTGTACAAGACCCAAAAGCCCCCTCTACCCTGGAAGCAAAGGCTTGAGATTTGTATTGGAGCTGCTCGTGGTTTACACTATCTTCACACTGGTGCCAAGCACACCATCATCCACCGCGATGTAAAAACAACTAATATTCTTTTAGACGAGAAGTGGGTTGCGAAGGTTTCGGATTTTGGGCTGTCAAAAACAGGTCCTACATTGGACAACACACACGTCAGCACAGTTGTAAAAGGCAGCTTTGGGTATTTGGATCCAGAGTACTTTAGGCGGCAACAACTGACAGAAAAATCTGATGTCTACTCATTTGGGGTTGTTCTATTTGAGATCTTATGTGCTCGTCCAGCATTGAACCCGTCACTTCCAAAGGAGCAAGTGAGCTTAGCAGAGTGGGCTGCACATTGCCACAAGAAGGGCAGTCTCGATCATATCCTTGACCCTTATCTCAAGGGGAAGATAACACCAGAATGCTTCAAGAAGTTTGCTGAGACAGCAATGAAATGTGTGTCAGATCAAAGCATTGACAGGCCATCAATGGGAGATGTGCTTTGGAACCTTGAGTTTGCTTTGCAGCTACAGGAGAGTGCTGAGGAGAGTGGCAAGGGTATTGGTGCAATGGAACTTGAGGAAGAGCCGTTCATGGCCTGCAAAGGGAAGAAGTACCCTGATGCAGTGCCTGCCTTTGATGGTAATGTGACAGACTCAAGGAGCAGCGGGATGAGCATGAGCATAGGTGGCCGGAGCCTAGCTAGCGATGACTCTGATGGATTGACACCAAGTGCTGTGTTCTCACAGATCATGAACCCTAAAGGACGTTAA
- the LOC18773667 gene encoding mannan endo-1,4-beta-mannosidase 6 codes for MDTHKRNLMSQSILMVTIFMIFINHSSSTFHGSGGVEQLDTVVEEAEDHLAYPSTSDWIEELNDGMEDDEWQLVQKKGNQFVVNDQPFYVNGFNTYWLMVFAADKSTRGKVTDTFKQASSVGLTVCRTWAFNDGQWRALQKSPSVYDEEVFKGLDFVISEARKCKIRLILSLTNNWDAYGGKSQYVKWGKAAGLNLTSDDDFFSHPTLKSYYKAHVKTVLNRVNTLTNITYKDDPTVFAWELMNEPRCTSDPSGDKLQDWIQEMAVYVKRLDPKHLVEIGLEGFYGPSSPGRVQFNPNTYAQQVGTDFIRNHQVLGVDFASVHIYADSWISKSISDLHLQFTKSWMEAHIEDAEKNLGMPVVFSEFGVSSKDPGYNSSFRDTLLSTVYKTILNSTKKGGSGGGSLLWQLFPEGTEYMDDGYAIILSKSPSTSNIIALHSTRLALFNSRCSWKSHWGCKKKNPLETFPLY; via the exons ATGGATACCCACAAAAGAAACTTGATGTCACAGAGCATTCTTATGGTGAccatttttatgattttcatcaaCCATTCAAGTTCTACTTTCCATGGTTCTGGTGGAGTGGAGCAACTGGACACCGTGGTGGAGGAAGCCGAAGATCATTTAGCATATCCAAGCACAAGTGATTG GATTGAAGAGTTGAATGATGGCATGGAAGATGATGAGTGGCAATTGGTGCAGAAGAAAGGGAACCAATTTGTAGTGAACGATCAACCTTTCTATGTTAATGGATTCAACACTTATTGGTTGATGGTATTTGCTGCTGATAAATCCACAAGAGGAAAGGTCACTGATACATTCAAACAGGCATCTTCAGTGGGTCTAACTGTTTGTAGGACTTGGGCTTTCAACGACGGCCAGTGGCGAGCTCTTCAGAAATCTCCATCAGTTTATGATGAAGAAGTTTTCAAG GGTTTGGATTTTGTGATAAGTGAAGCAAGGAAGTGCAAGATCAGGCTCATATTGTCTTTAACCAACAACTGGGATGCATATGGTGGAAAATCACAATATGTCAAATGGGGAAAAGCAGCTGGTCTGAATTTGACTTCAGATGATGACTTCTTCTCTCATCCAACACTCAAAAGCTACTACAAGGCCCATGTTAAG ACGGTTCTTAACAGAGTTAACACACTCACAAACATTACTTACAAGGACGATCCCACAGTTTTTGCTTGGGAACTGATGAACGAGCCTCGATGCACCTCAGATCCTTCGGGTGATAAACTGCAG GATTGGATACAAGAAATGGCTGTTTATGTCAAGAGACTCGATCCAAAGCACTTGGTGGAGATTGGATTGGAAGGATTTTATGGTCCCTCATCACCTGGCAGAGTTCAGTTCAATCCAAACACATATGCTCAACAAGTTGGAACTGATTTCATAAGGAACCACCAGGTTTTGGGTGTTGATTTCGCTTCTGTTCACATCTATGCAGACTCTTG GATTTCAAAATCAATCTCTGATTTGCATCTCCAATTTACCAAGTCATGGATGGAAGCCCACATTGAGGATGCAGAGAAAAATCTTGGGATGCCGGTTGTGTTTTCGGAGTTTGGTGTGTCTTCGAAAGACCCGGGCTACAATTCATCGTTTAGGGACACCCTTCTCAGCACAGTGTACAAGACCATCCTCAACTCTACTAAGAAAGGAGGGAGCGGAGGTGGCAGTCTTTTGTGGCAGCTCTTCCCTGAAGGAACTGAGTACATGGATGACGGGTACGCAATCATTCTTTCGAAATCTCCCTCAACATCAAACATCATAGCCCTTCACTCCACAAGACTTGCCCTCTTCAACTCTAGATGTTCTTGGAAAAGCCATTGGGGCTGCAAGAAGAAGAATCCACTAGAGACATTCCCATTATACTAG
- the LOC18775283 gene encoding thioredoxin H9 — MGACVSKSKTKEQDSEQSGAEFTGANVHLITTTESWDQKMEEAKRDGKTVIANFSATWCGPCKMIAPLYRELSEQYTSLMFLVIDVDELTDFSTSWDIKATPTFFFLRDGQQIDKLVGANKPELQKKIISVVDSAPCQK; from the exons ATGGGAGCTTGCGTGAGCAAG AGTAAAACTAAAGAACAGGATTCTGAACAAAGTGGTGCTGAGTTTACTGGTGCGAATGTGCACCTCATCACCACCACAGAAAGTTGGGATCAAAAGATGGAAGAAGCAAAAAGGGATGGCAAAACT GTGATTGCAAACTTCAGTGCAACATGGTGTGGTCCTTGCAAAATGATTGCACCACTATATCGCGAGTTATCGGAGCAATACACTTCTCTAATGTTCCTTGTGATCGATGTTGATGAACTGACT GATTTCAGTACTTCATGGGATATCAAAGCCACTcccactttcttcttccttcggGATGGCCAGCAAATCGACAAGCTAGTGGGAGCCAACAAGCCAGAGTTGCAGAAGAAGATAATTTCCGTAGTAGATTCTGCCCCGTGCCAGAAATGA